A genomic window from Silene latifolia isolate original U9 population chromosome Y, ASM4854445v1, whole genome shotgun sequence includes:
- the LOC141632971 gene encoding uncharacterized protein LOC141632971, whose amino-acid sequence MVASRYAKVVLVNVLASGISDHSSLLVTLQDHYQHKRRFSYLNSWEEHQDYGKVVKQAWDTPMQLINIHKCSFSGISEKVKVAHQQLQDCQLSLQTKPLDSSLLALEQNLLQHYLALKKAEKSSLIQRAKIQDIKYNDAPTSHYFARIAARKHHYIIGRIRDRNGADREGLPDVNQAFIDYYQEVENKEIQNALFSIASNKSPWQDGFSAQFFETSWNTVKYKFCADVKGFFTTGNMPKQANTTLLALIPKKPVVSTVMHNRPIACCTVFYKTVSKVLCSRLKPLLPIIVGKEQGAFLTGRSIFENIILTQSLVKG is encoded by the exons atggtagcatctcGATATGCAAAGgttgtcttg GTGAATGTTCTAGCATCTGGGATTTCTGATCATTCATCTTTACTGGTCACTCTTCAGGACCATTACCAGCACAAACGAAGATTCAGTTACCTTAACAGCTGGGAGGAGCATCAGGATTATGGAAAGGTTGTTAAACAGGCTTGGGATACTCCT ATGCAACTTATCAACATCCACAAATGCTCTTTTTCTGGGATTTCTGAGAAAGTTAAAGTTGCACATCAACAGCTACAAGACTGTCAGCTTAGCCTCCAAACTAAGCCTTTGGACTCTTCTTTATTGGCTCTTGAACAAAATCTTCTGCAGCATTACCTGGCTCTTAAAAAAGCTGAGAAGAGTTCTCTCATTCAAAGAGCTAAAATTCAGGATATTAAGTATAATGATGCTCCCACTAGTCATTATTTTGCCCGCATTGCAGCTAGGAAGCATCACTATATTATTGGACGAATAAGAGATAGAAATGGGGCTGATAGAGAGGGATTGCCTGATGTTAACCAAGCCTTCATTGACTATTACCA GGAGGTTGAGAATAAAGAAATCCAGAATGCTCTTTTCTCTATTGCCTCTAACAAAAGTCCATGGCAAGATGGTTTTTCTGCTCaattctttgaaacttcttggaaTACTGTTAAGTATAAGTTCTGTGCTGATGTCAAAGGGTTTTTCACAACTGGGAATATGCCAAAGCAAGCCAATACTACCTTGCTTGCCCTGATCCCTAAAAAGCCAGTTGTCTCTACTGTTATGCACAATAGGCCAATTGCCTGTTGTACTGTCTTCTATAAGACAGTCAGCAAGGTCTTATGTTCTAGGCTCAAGCCTCTCTTACCTATTATTGTGGGGAAAGAACAAGGAGCGTTTCTTACTGGGAGGAGCATTTTTGAAAACATAATATTAACTCAATCTTTGGTGAAGGGTTAA